One window from the genome of Metabacillus flavus encodes:
- the rnpM gene encoding RNase P modulator RnpM produces the protein MNPGRKIPLRKCVATGEMKPKKDMVRVVRSSEGDVSVDASGRKNGRGAYITLDKESILLAKKKNILSNQLKTKVEDAIYDELIQLAESKNS, from the coding sequence ATGAACCCAGGAAGAAAAATTCCTTTACGCAAATGTGTAGCTACCGGTGAAATGAAACCGAAAAAGGATATGGTCCGTGTGGTCCGTTCTTCTGAAGGTGATGTTTCTGTAGATGCATCCGGCAGAAAAAATGGACGCGGCGCTTATATTACATTGGATAAGGAATCTATTTTACTGGCCAAAAAAAAGAACATTCTATCCAATCAGCTTAAAACAAAAGTAGAAGATGCCATCTATGATGAGCTGATTCAGCTTGCTGAAAGCAAGAATTCATGA
- the nusA gene encoding transcription termination factor NusA, whose protein sequence is MSSELLDALTILEREKGISKEIIIEAIEAALISAYKRNFNQAQNVRVDLNRDTGTMRVFARKDVVDQVFDARLEISEGEAQAIHPNYIVGDIVEMEVTPKDFGRIAAQTAKQVVTQRVREAERGVIYSEFIDREEDIMTGIVQRIDSKFIYVSLGKIEALLPVNEQMPNEQYKPHDRIKVFITKVEKTTKGPQIFVSRTHPGLLKRLFEIEVPEIYDGTVEIKSVAREAGDRSKISVHSENPEVDPVGSCVGPKGQRVQAIVNELKGEKIDIVRWSNDPVEFVANALSPSKVVEVKVNEDDKATTVIVPDYQLSLAIGKRGQNARLAAKLTNWKIDIKSETDAEKLGLLSETKNAEEAEYESADDFQDE, encoded by the coding sequence ATGAGCAGTGAACTTTTAGATGCCCTTACCATACTTGAGAGAGAAAAAGGGATCAGCAAAGAAATTATTATTGAAGCAATTGAAGCTGCATTAATATCCGCATATAAACGGAACTTTAACCAGGCACAAAATGTGCGTGTCGATTTAAACCGCGATACAGGCACTATGAGGGTATTTGCCCGTAAAGATGTAGTAGACCAGGTATTTGATGCACGATTGGAGATTTCTGAAGGCGAAGCGCAGGCTATTCATCCAAACTACATAGTAGGCGATATTGTTGAAATGGAAGTCACACCGAAAGATTTTGGAAGAATTGCCGCACAGACTGCGAAACAAGTGGTGACACAGCGCGTAAGAGAAGCAGAACGCGGAGTCATTTATTCCGAGTTTATTGACAGGGAAGAAGATATCATGACAGGGATCGTACAGCGCATTGATTCTAAATTTATCTATGTGAGTCTTGGAAAAATCGAAGCTCTGCTGCCTGTTAATGAGCAGATGCCGAATGAACAGTATAAGCCGCATGACCGGATTAAGGTTTTCATCACTAAGGTTGAGAAAACAACAAAAGGTCCTCAGATTTTTGTTTCTAGGACACACCCTGGTCTGCTAAAGCGGTTGTTTGAAATTGAAGTTCCTGAAATTTATGATGGAACGGTGGAAATTAAATCCGTGGCACGAGAAGCGGGAGACCGCTCCAAAATTTCCGTTCACTCAGAAAATCCGGAAGTAGACCCGGTCGGCTCTTGTGTCGGACCAAAAGGGCAGCGTGTTCAGGCGATTGTGAATGAACTTAAAGGCGAGAAAATTGATATTGTACGCTGGTCTAATGATCCCGTTGAATTTGTTGCCAATGCACTTAGTCCTTCCAAAGTGGTTGAAGTAAAGGTAAACGAGGACGATAAAGCAACGACGGTTATCGTACCTGACTACCAGCTTTCCCTGGCAATCGGAAAGCGCGGTCAAAACGCTAGGCTTGCTGCAAAGCTGACTAACTGGAAAATAGACATCAAGAGCGAAACCGACGCAGAAAAGCTTGGTTTACTTAGTGAAACAAAGAATGCGGAAGAGGCTGAGTACGAGTCTGCTGACGATTTTCAAGACGAGTAA
- a CDS encoding YlxQ family RNA-binding protein, whose product MNQQQWKSLLGLAYRARKVISGEELVIKEVRQSRAKLVLLSKDASDNTRKKVTDKCRSYNTPVVHVESRYELGHAIGKDARVVVAVTEKGFAAKLKDLLD is encoded by the coding sequence ATGAATCAGCAACAATGGAAATCTCTGCTTGGATTGGCCTATCGGGCAAGAAAAGTCATTTCCGGTGAAGAACTCGTTATTAAAGAAGTTCGTCAAAGCCGGGCAAAACTGGTTCTGCTCTCAAAAGATGCATCCGACAATACAAGAAAAAAAGTGACGGATAAATGCCGCTCCTATAACACTCCAGTCGTACATGTAGAAAGCCGCTATGAGCTTGGACATGCAATCGGCAAGGATGCAAGAGTAGTAGTAGCAGTGACCGAAAAGGGTTTTGCTGCGAAACTGAAGGACTTGCTCGATTAA
- the rimP gene encoding ribosome maturation factor RimP — MSKKVTDTVSELAVPILEELDLELVDVEYVKEGKNWFLRVFIDSDKGVDIEECGMVSERLSEKLDAIDPITHNYFLEVSSPGAERPLKKDADFHKAVGKNVNVKTYEPIGGEKVFEGILQSFDGENVTVLITVKTRKKEVVIPYDKVAAARLAVSFNF, encoded by the coding sequence ATGAGTAAAAAAGTAACAGATACAGTCAGCGAACTAGCCGTTCCAATCCTTGAAGAACTGGATCTGGAATTAGTCGATGTCGAGTACGTAAAAGAAGGAAAAAACTGGTTCCTTCGCGTATTTATTGATTCAGACAAAGGTGTAGATATTGAAGAATGCGGAATGGTGAGCGAGCGGTTGAGCGAGAAACTGGATGCGATTGATCCAATCACTCATAATTACTTTCTCGAGGTTTCTTCTCCCGGAGCAGAACGTCCTTTGAAAAAGGATGCTGACTTCCATAAAGCCGTGGGGAAAAACGTAAATGTGAAAACGTATGAACCGATAGGCGGGGAAAAAGTTTTTGAAGGCATTCTTCAATCCTTTGACGGAGAAAATGTAACTGTATTAATTACCGTAAAAACACGAAAAAAAGAAGTGGTCATTCCATATGATAAAGTGGCCGCTGCAAGATTAGCAGTCTCCTTCAATTTTTAA
- the rbfA gene encoding 30S ribosome-binding factor RbfA: MSIRSTRVGEQMKKELSDIIGRKIKDPRIGFVTVTDVRVTGDLQIAKVYISVLGDEEQRENTLKGLATAKGFIRSEIGQRIRLRKTPEIQFEFDESIDYGNRIETLIHEINHSDKED; encoded by the coding sequence ATGAGTATCAGATCAACACGTGTCGGTGAGCAAATGAAAAAAGAATTGAGCGATATCATCGGACGTAAAATAAAAGATCCAAGAATCGGATTTGTCACCGTAACAGACGTCCGCGTAACAGGGGATTTGCAAATAGCAAAAGTTTATATCTCCGTTCTGGGCGATGAAGAACAGCGCGAAAATACGCTTAAAGGCCTTGCAACAGCTAAAGGCTTTATCCGGTCTGAAATCGGACAGCGGATCCGCCTTAGAAAAACACCAGAAATACAGTTTGAATTCGATGAATCCATTGATTATGGAAATCGTATCGAGACGTTGATCCACGAAATCAATCATTCTGATAAGGAAGATTGA
- a CDS encoding DUF503 domain-containing protein yields MIGFVHCEWMIHDSFSLKDKRSVMKRILTRVKQQYNVAVSELDYQDSWQRAKIGIVAISTDKAHTEKELNRVLAFIDSFPEIERTLTVYEWL; encoded by the coding sequence GTGATTGGATTTGTCCACTGTGAATGGATGATTCATGATTCCTTCTCCCTAAAGGACAAACGGTCTGTCATGAAACGGATTTTAACCCGGGTGAAGCAGCAATATAATGTTGCCGTTTCCGAGTTGGATTATCAGGATTCCTGGCAAAGAGCCAAAATAGGCATTGTAGCCATTTCTACTGATAAAGCCCATACGGAAAAGGAGCTGAACAGGGTTCTTGCCTTTATCGACTCCTTTCCGGAAATAGAAAGAACCTTAACCGTGTATGAATGGTTATAA
- the infB gene encoding translation initiation factor IF-2: MTKVRVYEYAKQHNVSSKDVISALKDINVEVSNHMAMIEDAHVGKLNQKFASNSKPKSQGTAPKSAGKGNAAINSQSSGDQSASMKKTSTTSNNQSRPSSDQRKNSQQRPGDKKGPQSGRNNSMNQNRRNNNNSSQKKGGNRNNNQRTFTPQAEKPKKELPSKITFTGSLTVGELAQKLYKEPSEIIKKLLTLGVMATINQDLDKDTIELIAGEYGVEVEEEIHFDVTEFEGYDQVDKEEDHQIRPPVVTIMGHVDHGKTTLLDSIRNTKVTAGEAGGITQHIGAYQIETNGKKITFLDTPGHAAFTTMRARGAQVTDITILVVAADDGVMPQTVEAINHAKAAEVPIIVAVNKMDKPSANPDRVMQELTEHGLVPESWGGETIFVPVSALKGDGIDDLLEMILLVSEVEELKANPKLRATGTVIEAQLDKGRGSVATLLVQNGSLKVGDPIVVGNTFGRVRAMVNDLGRRVKEVGPSAPVEITGLNEVPQAGDQFMVFADEKKARQVGEARSQKQQVEQRSEKSKLSLDDLFEQIKQGDVKDINLIVKADVQGSVEALASALQKIEVEGVKVKIIHTGVGAITEYDIMLASASNGIVIGFNVRPDANAKRAADAEKVDIRLHRIIYKVIEEIESAMKGMLDPEFEEKIIGQVEVRQTFKVSKIGTIAGGYVTDGKITRDSGMRLIREGIVIFEGTVDVLKRFKDDVKEVAQGYECGITIKGYNDIKEGDVIEAYVMQEIERK; this comes from the coding sequence ATGACAAAAGTGAGAGTATATGAATACGCAAAACAGCACAATGTGTCAAGCAAAGATGTCATTTCCGCATTGAAGGATATCAATGTAGAGGTTTCCAATCACATGGCAATGATCGAGGATGCACATGTAGGGAAACTGAATCAGAAATTCGCTTCAAACAGCAAGCCAAAAAGTCAGGGTACGGCTCCTAAATCAGCCGGGAAGGGGAATGCAGCCATTAATTCTCAATCAAGCGGCGATCAGTCTGCGTCAATGAAAAAAACATCAACCACATCAAATAATCAAAGCCGTCCTTCTTCCGACCAGAGGAAAAACTCCCAGCAGCGCCCAGGGGATAAAAAGGGACCGCAGAGCGGAAGGAATAACAGCATGAACCAAAACAGAAGAAACAATAACAACAGCAGCCAGAAAAAAGGCGGAAACAGAAACAATAATCAGCGCACATTTACACCTCAAGCAGAAAAACCTAAAAAAGAGCTGCCAAGCAAAATTACATTCACAGGTTCATTAACAGTTGGCGAGCTTGCTCAAAAACTTTACAAAGAGCCTTCAGAAATCATCAAAAAACTGTTGACGCTTGGAGTTATGGCTACAATTAATCAGGATCTCGATAAAGATACGATTGAACTGATTGCAGGTGAGTACGGAGTTGAAGTGGAAGAGGAAATCCACTTCGATGTAACTGAATTTGAAGGCTACGATCAAGTAGACAAAGAAGAGGATCATCAAATTCGTCCTCCGGTTGTTACAATTATGGGACACGTTGACCATGGTAAAACAACCCTTCTTGATTCCATCCGCAATACAAAAGTAACAGCAGGCGAAGCCGGAGGAATTACGCAGCACATCGGGGCTTATCAAATTGAAACAAATGGCAAGAAAATCACCTTCCTTGATACTCCGGGACATGCCGCGTTCACAACTATGCGTGCGCGGGGAGCTCAGGTAACGGATATTACCATTCTTGTTGTTGCAGCAGATGACGGTGTCATGCCTCAAACGGTTGAAGCCATCAATCATGCTAAAGCAGCAGAGGTTCCGATTATCGTTGCCGTTAATAAAATGGATAAACCTAGTGCCAATCCTGACCGCGTGATGCAGGAATTAACGGAGCACGGTCTCGTTCCTGAAAGCTGGGGTGGAGAAACAATCTTCGTTCCTGTTTCCGCTCTTAAGGGAGATGGAATTGATGATCTCCTTGAAATGATCCTCCTTGTCAGTGAGGTAGAGGAATTAAAAGCGAACCCTAAGCTTCGTGCGACTGGTACCGTTATTGAAGCACAGCTGGATAAAGGACGCGGATCGGTTGCAACCCTCCTAGTTCAAAATGGTTCATTAAAAGTTGGGGACCCTATAGTTGTCGGTAATACATTCGGGCGTGTACGTGCAATGGTCAATGACCTTGGCCGCCGTGTGAAAGAAGTAGGTCCGTCAGCACCGGTTGAAATCACCGGACTGAATGAAGTGCCGCAAGCAGGCGATCAGTTTATGGTATTTGCTGACGAGAAAAAGGCACGCCAGGTTGGTGAAGCCCGCTCGCAAAAACAGCAGGTTGAACAGCGCAGTGAAAAATCCAAGCTTAGCCTCGATGATCTGTTTGAACAAATTAAACAAGGCGATGTAAAAGATATCAATCTGATTGTTAAGGCCGATGTTCAAGGATCTGTCGAAGCACTTGCTTCTGCTTTACAGAAAATTGAAGTAGAAGGTGTGAAAGTTAAAATTATTCACACCGGAGTTGGAGCGATTACAGAATACGACATCATGCTAGCATCCGCTTCAAATGGTATTGTAATCGGGTTTAACGTGCGTCCGGATGCAAATGCTAAGAGAGCGGCAGATGCTGAAAAAGTCGATATCCGCCTGCACCGCATCATCTATAAAGTAATTGAGGAAATTGAATCCGCAATGAAAGGGATGCTTGATCCTGAATTTGAAGAAAAAATTATCGGTCAGGTTGAAGTGCGCCAAACATTCAAAGTTTCCAAAATTGGTACGATTGCCGGCGGTTATGTAACCGACGGAAAAATCACCCGTGACAGCGGAATGCGCCTAATCCGCGAAGGCATTGTCATTTTTGAAGGTACAGTAGATGTACTGAAACGCTTTAAAGATGATGTGAAGGAAGTTGCTCAAGGCTATGAGTGCGGAATCACCATTAAAGGCTATAATGACATTAAAGAAGGCGACGTTATTGAAGCTTACGTAATGCAGGAAATCGAGCGCAAGTGA
- a CDS encoding PolC-type DNA polymerase III yields MEEKLTEQRKRFQLLLQQLQMTDDLIVPYFEHASIGKLTVHKQQKRWHFDFELSNILPFEVYQLFHSSLAKAFSHIASVTFSIKVSNPEASEMLLQEYWMAGLREIEGISPPVLSLLSEQIPKLTGMKLIISARNDTEAATIKRKYTALIQESLQSFGFPLFQVDTEVTFSEADLQKFNEQKLLEDQERALAALTEMQKKEEEDQAGDIPSGPIVIGYQIKDDEEVVPMETIVDEERRTTIQGYVFDAETKELRSGRTLATIKITDYTSSMLVKMFARDKEDAALLNAIKKGMWIKARGSVQNDTFVRDLVMIANDINEVKPKLRMDTAPEDEKRVELHLHSPMSQMDAVTSFSRLAEQAAKWGHKAIAITDHAVAQSFPEAYSAGKKHGLKVLFGIEANLVDDGVPIAYNDDHRLLEDSVYVVFDVETTGLSAVYDTVIELAAVKIKGGEIIDRFERFANPHHPLSATTIDLTGITDDMVKNAPEVKDVMQEFKEWAGNDILVAHNASFDMGFLNVAYTRLLEEDKAANPVIDTLELGRFLYPDLKSHRLNTLCKKFDIELTQHHRAIYDAEATGYLLLKMLKDAAEKGIQYHDQLNDNMGQGNAFQRSRPFHATLMAKDEVGLKNLFKLVSLSHIQYFYRVPRIPRSVLQKHREGILVGSGCDKGEVFEGMMQKSPEEVEETAKFYDYLEIQPPEVYQHLIDLEYVRDKQALHEIITKIADLGDKLGKPVAATGNVHYMNPEDKIYRKILVSSQGGANPLNRHEHPNVHFRTTNEMLESFSFLGEERAKKIVVENSNAVADMIEDVKPIKDDLFTPKIEGADEEIRQMSYEMAESIYGTPLPEIVEARLEKELKSIIGHGFAVIYLISHKLVKKSLDDGYLVGSRGSVGSSLVATMTEITEVNPLPPHYVCPKCKHSEFFNDGSVGSGFDLPDKDCEKCGTAYRKDGHDIPFETFLGFKGDKVPDIDLNFSGEYQPRAHNYTKVLFGEDNVFRAGTIGTVAEKTAYGYVKGYAGDHNLNFRGAEIDRLVQGCTGVKRTTGQHPGGIIVVPDYMDIYDFSPIQFPADAAGSEWKTTHFDFHSIHDNLLKLDILGHDDPTVIRMLQDLSGIDPKTIPTDDPEVMKIFSGTSSLGVTEEEIMCKTGTLGIPEFGTKFVRQMLEDTKPTTFSELVQISGLSHGTDVWLGNAQELIHNNICNLSEVIGCRDDIMVYLIYQGLEPSFAFKIMESVRKGKGLTPEMVEEMRNNNVPKWYIESCLKIKYMFPKAHAAAYVLMAVRIAYFKVHHALLYYAAYFTVRADDFDVDAMARGAAAIKAKLEEISAKGLEASPKEKNLMTVMELCLEMCARGYAFQKVDLYKSQASEFVIEGETLIPPFNAIPGLGTNAALNIVKAREEGEFLSKEDLQQRGRISKTIIEYLDNHGCLEALPDQNQLSLF; encoded by the coding sequence TTGGAAGAAAAACTAACTGAACAGCGTAAGAGGTTTCAGCTGCTGCTTCAGCAGCTTCAGATGACGGATGACCTAATTGTTCCTTATTTTGAGCATGCTTCAATAGGGAAACTTACTGTCCATAAGCAGCAAAAAAGATGGCATTTCGATTTTGAGCTATCAAACATTTTACCCTTTGAAGTTTACCAGCTTTTCCATTCTAGTCTTGCTAAGGCGTTCTCTCACATAGCATCCGTCACCTTTTCCATTAAGGTGTCAAATCCGGAAGCCAGTGAAATGCTTCTCCAGGAATACTGGATGGCGGGCCTGAGAGAAATTGAAGGGATTTCGCCTCCTGTTTTATCCCTTCTGTCAGAACAGATTCCAAAATTAACAGGGATGAAGCTGATAATCAGCGCGAGAAATGATACAGAAGCTGCAACGATTAAAAGGAAATACACCGCTCTTATCCAGGAAAGCCTTCAATCCTTTGGTTTTCCGCTCTTTCAAGTTGATACCGAGGTTACGTTTTCCGAAGCGGATCTTCAAAAGTTTAATGAACAAAAGCTACTGGAAGATCAGGAACGCGCACTTGCAGCTTTAACAGAAATGCAGAAGAAAGAAGAAGAGGATCAGGCGGGAGATATTCCATCCGGGCCAATCGTCATCGGGTATCAAATTAAAGACGATGAAGAAGTCGTTCCGATGGAAACGATTGTGGACGAAGAGAGAAGGACAACGATACAAGGGTATGTGTTTGATGCAGAAACAAAAGAATTGAGAAGCGGCCGAACCCTCGCTACAATAAAAATTACCGATTACACGAGCTCCATGCTTGTCAAAATGTTTGCCCGGGATAAAGAAGATGCAGCACTGTTAAATGCCATTAAAAAGGGAATGTGGATTAAAGCAAGAGGAAGCGTGCAAAATGATACATTCGTACGCGATCTTGTCATGATCGCCAATGATATTAATGAAGTTAAGCCTAAGCTGAGAATGGATACAGCTCCAGAAGATGAAAAACGGGTAGAACTTCATCTTCACTCCCCGATGAGTCAAATGGATGCAGTGACCTCCTTCAGCCGGCTGGCAGAGCAGGCAGCAAAATGGGGACACAAAGCAATCGCGATAACAGATCATGCTGTAGCGCAGTCATTTCCGGAAGCCTATTCAGCAGGGAAAAAACACGGTCTGAAGGTTCTTTTTGGAATTGAAGCGAATCTTGTTGATGACGGAGTGCCGATTGCCTATAACGATGATCACCGCCTGCTCGAGGATTCCGTATACGTCGTTTTTGACGTTGAAACAACAGGATTATCAGCTGTTTATGATACAGTGATCGAGCTTGCGGCAGTAAAAATTAAAGGCGGGGAAATCATTGACCGCTTTGAGCGGTTTGCCAATCCTCATCATCCGCTGTCAGCTACAACCATCGATTTGACAGGAATTACCGATGATATGGTTAAAAATGCTCCGGAAGTAAAAGACGTCATGCAGGAGTTTAAAGAGTGGGCAGGAAACGACATTCTTGTCGCGCATAATGCAAGCTTTGATATGGGCTTTCTAAATGTAGCTTATACCCGGCTGCTGGAGGAGGATAAAGCAGCAAATCCTGTAATCGATACGCTCGAGCTTGGACGCTTCTTATATCCTGATCTTAAAAGCCACAGACTGAATACGCTTTGCAAAAAGTTTGATATCGAACTGACCCAGCATCATAGAGCGATTTATGATGCGGAAGCGACGGGTTATCTTTTGCTGAAAATGCTGAAAGATGCTGCGGAAAAGGGAATCCAGTATCATGACCAATTGAACGATAATATGGGGCAGGGGAACGCGTTTCAGCGCTCAAGACCATTCCATGCGACACTTATGGCAAAAGACGAGGTTGGGCTGAAAAATCTCTTTAAGCTTGTATCCTTATCGCATATTCAGTACTTTTACCGCGTACCGCGGATTCCAAGATCTGTCCTTCAAAAGCATCGAGAAGGCATACTCGTAGGATCTGGCTGTGATAAAGGAGAAGTCTTTGAGGGGATGATGCAGAAATCCCCGGAAGAAGTGGAGGAGACAGCTAAGTTTTACGATTACCTTGAAATCCAGCCGCCTGAAGTGTATCAGCATTTAATTGATCTGGAGTATGTCCGGGACAAACAAGCATTACACGAGATTATCACAAAGATAGCCGATCTTGGAGACAAGCTCGGAAAGCCTGTAGCGGCTACCGGCAATGTGCATTACATGAATCCTGAAGATAAAATTTACAGGAAAATTCTAGTCAGTTCTCAAGGCGGAGCGAATCCTCTCAATCGCCATGAACATCCAAATGTTCATTTTAGAACAACCAATGAGATGCTCGAAAGTTTTTCCTTTTTGGGAGAAGAAAGAGCAAAAAAAATTGTTGTGGAAAACTCAAACGCTGTTGCAGATATGATTGAGGATGTAAAGCCGATTAAAGATGACTTGTTCACACCTAAAATTGAAGGCGCGGATGAGGAAATCAGGCAGATGAGCTACGAGATGGCTGAAAGCATTTATGGGACACCCCTGCCTGAGATTGTTGAAGCCAGACTTGAAAAGGAATTAAAAAGCATCATCGGCCACGGTTTTGCCGTTATCTATCTCATTTCACACAAACTGGTTAAAAAATCTCTCGATGACGGATACCTTGTAGGGTCGCGCGGTTCAGTCGGGTCCTCGCTCGTCGCTACGATGACCGAAATTACCGAGGTTAATCCGCTGCCGCCTCATTATGTATGTCCGAAGTGCAAACACTCCGAATTCTTTAATGACGGGTCGGTCGGTTCAGGCTTTGACCTCCCTGATAAAGATTGTGAGAAATGCGGAACAGCATATAGGAAAGACGGGCATGATATCCCATTTGAAACGTTCCTTGGATTTAAAGGAGATAAAGTTCCAGATATCGACTTAAACTTCTCAGGTGAATATCAGCCGAGAGCGCATAACTATACGAAGGTGCTATTCGGGGAAGATAACGTCTTCCGTGCTGGAACAATCGGCACGGTTGCTGAAAAAACGGCTTACGGCTATGTGAAAGGATATGCGGGTGATCATAATCTGAACTTTAGGGGTGCAGAAATTGACCGGCTCGTTCAGGGCTGTACCGGAGTGAAACGGACCACCGGCCAGCATCCCGGGGGAATTATTGTTGTCCCGGACTACATGGACATTTATGATTTCTCGCCTATTCAATTTCCTGCGGATGCAGCGGGATCCGAATGGAAAACCACACACTTTGACTTTCACTCTATCCATGATAATCTGCTCAAGCTTGATATCCTGGGACACGATGATCCAACCGTTATTCGGATGCTGCAGGATCTAAGCGGAATTGATCCGAAGACGATTCCCACGGATGATCCGGAAGTCATGAAAATTTTCAGCGGCACTTCATCTTTGGGCGTAACCGAGGAAGAAATTATGTGTAAGACCGGCACACTGGGTATCCCCGAGTTTGGGACGAAATTTGTGCGTCAGATGCTCGAAGACACCAAACCGACGACTTTCTCTGAGCTTGTTCAAATTTCAGGGCTTTCCCATGGTACGGATGTATGGCTTGGAAATGCACAGGAGCTGATTCATAATAATATCTGCAACTTAAGCGAAGTAATCGGATGCCGGGATGATATTATGGTGTACTTAATTTATCAGGGACTCGAGCCTTCATTTGCCTTCAAGATTATGGAGTCCGTCCGTAAAGGAAAAGGATTGACTCCAGAAATGGTAGAAGAAATGAGAAATAACAATGTACCAAAATGGTATATTGAATCCTGTCTGAAAATTAAATACATGTTCCCGAAAGCCCATGCCGCAGCTTACGTTCTGATGGCTGTAAGAATCGCTTATTTTAAAGTCCATCACGCCCTGCTCTATTATGCTGCATACTTTACAGTAAGAGCAGATGACTTTGATGTTGATGCTATGGCCAGAGGAGCAGCTGCTATAAAAGCGAAACTTGAAGAAATCAGTGCCAAGGGGCTTGAAGCAAGTCCAAAAGAGAAAAACCTTATGACCGTTATGGAGCTGTGCCTGGAAATGTGTGCAAGAGGCTATGCTTTCCAAAAGGTTGATTTATATAAGTCACAAGCGAGTGAATTTGTTATTGAGGGGGAAACATTGATTCCGCCATTCAATGCAATTCCGGGACTTGGAACTAATGCTGCGCTGAATATTGTAAAAGCAAGGGAAGAGGGAGAATTCCTGTCCAAAGAAGATCTTCAGCAAAGGGGCAGGATTTCCAAAACCATTATTGAGTATTTGGATAACCATGGGTGCCTTGAAGCTCTTCCAGATCAAAATCAGCTATCCCTATTTTAA